In Fundulus heteroclitus isolate FHET01 chromosome 8, MU-UCD_Fhet_4.1, whole genome shotgun sequence, a genomic segment contains:
- the LOC105930800 gene encoding ADP-ribosylation factor-like protein 3 isoform X2, which yields MVRKMLIHSGRATTTERPVDNMGLLSILRRLKQSPEQEVRLLLLGLDNAGKTTLLKQLAAEDISHITPTQGFNIKSVQSSGFKLNVWDIGGQRKIRPYWRNYFENTDVLIYVIDSSDRKRFEETSLELAELLEEEKLAAVPLLVFANKQDLMTASPASELAESLHLHTIRDRMWQVQACSAVTAEGVQDGMTWVCRNIKFRKR from the exons ATGGTGAGGAAGATGCTAATCCACTCGGGCCGAGCAACGACCACAGAGAGACCTGTGGACAACATG GGCCTGCTGTCTATTCTTCGGAGACTAAAGCAGTCACCGGAGCAGGAGGTGCGCTTACTGCTGTTAGGGTTGGACAATGCTGGCAAGACCACACTGCTGAAACAGCTGGCCGCTGAAGATATCAGCCACATCACGCCCACACAA GGCTTCAATATAAAGAGTGTGCAGTCTTCGGGGTTCAAATTAAACGTTTGGGACATTGGAGGGCAACGCAAGATCCGTCCGTACTGGAGGAATTATTTTGAGAACACAGACGTGCTG ATCTATGTGATCGACAGCTCAGATAGGAAAAGGTTCGAAGAGACAAGTTTG GAGCTTGCCGAGTTGCTGGAGGAAGAAAAGCTCGCTGCCGTGCCGCTGCTTGTGTTTGCCAACAAGCAGGACCTGATGACCGCCTCTCCGGCGTCGGAGCTGGCGGAGAGTCTCCACCTGCACACCATCCGGGATCGCATGTGGCAGGTGCAGGCCTGCTCAGCCGTCACTGCAGAAGGAGTGCAG GACGGGATGACCTGGGTTTGCAGAAATATTAAGTTTCGGAAGAGATAA
- the LOC105930800 gene encoding ADP-ribosylation factor-like protein 3 isoform X3: MKSRHQRFPGNKSLAAAQTTHMVRKMLIHSGRATTTERPVDNMGFNIKSVQSSGFKLNVWDIGGQRKIRPYWRNYFENTDVLIYVIDSSDRKRFEETSLELAELLEEEKLAAVPLLVFANKQDLMTASPASELAESLHLHTIRDRMWQVQACSAVTAEGVQDGMTWVCRNIKFRKR; the protein is encoded by the exons gCAGACATCAGCGATTCCCTGGCAACAAAAGCTTGGCAGCTGCTCAGACGACACACATGGTGAGGAAGATGCTAATCCACTCGGGCCGAGCAACGACCACAGAGAGACCTGTGGACAACATG GGCTTCAATATAAAGAGTGTGCAGTCTTCGGGGTTCAAATTAAACGTTTGGGACATTGGAGGGCAACGCAAGATCCGTCCGTACTGGAGGAATTATTTTGAGAACACAGACGTGCTG ATCTATGTGATCGACAGCTCAGATAGGAAAAGGTTCGAAGAGACAAGTTTG GAGCTTGCCGAGTTGCTGGAGGAAGAAAAGCTCGCTGCCGTGCCGCTGCTTGTGTTTGCCAACAAGCAGGACCTGATGACCGCCTCTCCGGCGTCGGAGCTGGCGGAGAGTCTCCACCTGCACACCATCCGGGATCGCATGTGGCAGGTGCAGGCCTGCTCAGCCGTCACTGCAGAAGGAGTGCAG GACGGGATGACCTGGGTTTGCAGAAATATTAAGTTTCGGAAGAGATAA
- the LOC105930800 gene encoding ADP-ribosylation factor-like protein 3 isoform X1 codes for MKSRHQRFPGNKSLAAAQTTHMVRKMLIHSGRATTTERPVDNMGLLSILRRLKQSPEQEVRLLLLGLDNAGKTTLLKQLAAEDISHITPTQGFNIKSVQSSGFKLNVWDIGGQRKIRPYWRNYFENTDVLIYVIDSSDRKRFEETSLELAELLEEEKLAAVPLLVFANKQDLMTASPASELAESLHLHTIRDRMWQVQACSAVTAEGVQDGMTWVCRNIKFRKR; via the exons gCAGACATCAGCGATTCCCTGGCAACAAAAGCTTGGCAGCTGCTCAGACGACACACATGGTGAGGAAGATGCTAATCCACTCGGGCCGAGCAACGACCACAGAGAGACCTGTGGACAACATG GGCCTGCTGTCTATTCTTCGGAGACTAAAGCAGTCACCGGAGCAGGAGGTGCGCTTACTGCTGTTAGGGTTGGACAATGCTGGCAAGACCACACTGCTGAAACAGCTGGCCGCTGAAGATATCAGCCACATCACGCCCACACAA GGCTTCAATATAAAGAGTGTGCAGTCTTCGGGGTTCAAATTAAACGTTTGGGACATTGGAGGGCAACGCAAGATCCGTCCGTACTGGAGGAATTATTTTGAGAACACAGACGTGCTG ATCTATGTGATCGACAGCTCAGATAGGAAAAGGTTCGAAGAGACAAGTTTG GAGCTTGCCGAGTTGCTGGAGGAAGAAAAGCTCGCTGCCGTGCCGCTGCTTGTGTTTGCCAACAAGCAGGACCTGATGACCGCCTCTCCGGCGTCGGAGCTGGCGGAGAGTCTCCACCTGCACACCATCCGGGATCGCATGTGGCAGGTGCAGGCCTGCTCAGCCGTCACTGCAGAAGGAGTGCAG GACGGGATGACCTGGGTTTGCAGAAATATTAAGTTTCGGAAGAGATAA